In Chitinophaga nivalis, a single genomic region encodes these proteins:
- a CDS encoding NAD(P)/FAD-dependent oxidoreductase, whose amino-acid sequence MTIEQVDVLVIGAGPAGTVAASIIHQAGYKVKVVEKQQFPRFVIGESLLPRSMDALQEAGFIEAIKEKGFQQKYGAKFVKGDATCDFTFEEQFTPGWTWTWQVTRADFDKTLADTVEKMGVPVAYETTVTDIRFNGSDSVTTVTDKNGQQSQIAARFIVDGSGYGRVIPRLFNLEKNSSLQPRKALFAHTVDERRSMADEPNRITAVVHQKGVWIWIIPFSTGVTSVGFVGDPEFFAAYPGSDEEKYRALLEAEPYTRERFRDVPLVFEPRILESWSATTDKFYGDGFVLTGNVTEFLDPIFSSGVTLACVSAQTAAKLVIRKLKNEAVDWEKEYMEPTMQGVNTFRSYVMAWYEGTLDTIFFKKDADPVIKGQICSVLAGYVWDLDNPFVKNHDTALKRLARTIELTEKLKSSSEIE is encoded by the coding sequence ATGACTATTGAACAAGTCGATGTATTGGTTATTGGTGCAGGACCTGCCGGAACTGTAGCTGCATCTATTATTCACCAGGCCGGGTATAAAGTGAAAGTGGTGGAAAAACAACAGTTTCCCCGTTTTGTCATTGGCGAAAGCCTCTTGCCCCGCAGCATGGATGCATTGCAGGAAGCTGGCTTTATAGAAGCCATCAAGGAAAAAGGTTTTCAGCAGAAATACGGCGCCAAGTTCGTGAAAGGGGATGCTACCTGCGATTTTACTTTCGAGGAACAATTCACACCCGGTTGGACGTGGACCTGGCAGGTGACCAGGGCCGATTTTGATAAAACACTGGCCGACACGGTAGAAAAAATGGGCGTGCCGGTAGCATATGAAACTACGGTAACGGATATACGTTTTAACGGATCTGATTCTGTTACAACCGTAACAGATAAAAATGGACAACAATCGCAGATTGCTGCCCGCTTCATCGTGGATGGCAGCGGTTACGGTCGGGTAATTCCCCGCCTGTTTAACCTGGAAAAAAATTCCAGCCTGCAACCGCGCAAGGCATTATTTGCCCATACCGTGGATGAACGCCGTTCCATGGCGGATGAACCTAACCGTATTACGGCCGTGGTACACCAGAAAGGCGTATGGATCTGGATTATTCCGTTTTCTACCGGCGTTACTTCGGTTGGCTTTGTAGGAGATCCGGAATTTTTTGCCGCCTACCCGGGCAGCGATGAAGAAAAATACCGGGCTTTACTGGAAGCAGAACCCTATACCAGGGAACGTTTCCGTGATGTGCCGCTGGTATTTGAACCCCGCATATTAGAGTCGTGGTCGGCTACTACCGATAAATTTTATGGCGATGGATTTGTGCTGACAGGCAACGTAACAGAATTTCTGGACCCGATTTTCTCATCTGGCGTAACTTTAGCCTGCGTTTCTGCACAAACAGCAGCAAAGCTGGTGATCAGAAAACTGAAAAACGAAGCCGTAGACTGGGAAAAAGAGTACATGGAACCTACCATGCAGGGCGTGAATACCTTCCGCTCCTATGTAATGGCCTGGTATGAAGGTACCCTGGATACCATCTTCTTTAAAAAAGATGCAGACCCGGTTATCAAAGGGCAGATTTGCTCTGTACTGGCCGGTTATGTATGGGACCTGGACAATCCTTTTGTGAAAAACCATGATACAGCCCTTAAACGGCTCGCCAGAACAATTGAATTAACAGAAAAACTAAAAAGCAGCTCAGAGATTGAATAG
- a CDS encoding SAM-dependent methyltransferase, with amino-acid sequence MFNKETKTALEAKEAALRLAFAPVAFQATRALRDMGILTAVSNSRAEGITIEAIMEQTKLSRYAVRVLLEAGLGMELVIVNDKKYTLTKTGYFILHDQLTRINMDFSQDICYKGMNHLQESLKEGRPAGLQELGPWDTIYPGLSLLPPEIGKSWFDFDHYYSDLATPAALDIVFENKPKRLLDIGGNTGKWALACTAKDPDVEVTIFDLPGQAGLAQQKMKDAGVENRVHFHIANILHEELPFPTGFDAIWMSQFLDCFSEAEIVSILKRCREALNEDGTVYILEPFWNRQQFKSAAFCLQQTSLYFTAMANGNSQMYHTDDFFQCVEDAGLQIVEENNQMGMNYTLLKCKKKN; translated from the coding sequence GTGTTTAATAAAGAAACAAAAACAGCATTAGAAGCCAAAGAAGCAGCATTGCGTCTGGCCTTTGCCCCCGTTGCTTTTCAGGCTACCCGGGCACTGCGCGATATGGGAATCTTAACAGCAGTCAGCAACAGCCGCGCTGAAGGTATTACCATCGAAGCCATTATGGAGCAGACGAAATTATCCCGCTATGCAGTAAGAGTTTTGCTGGAAGCTGGTTTGGGAATGGAACTGGTGATTGTGAATGATAAAAAATATACCCTGACCAAAACCGGCTACTTTATTTTACATGATCAGCTGACCCGTATCAACATGGACTTTTCACAGGACATCTGCTACAAGGGTATGAACCATTTGCAGGAAAGCCTGAAAGAGGGCCGTCCTGCCGGTTTACAGGAGCTGGGCCCCTGGGATACCATCTATCCCGGATTATCCCTGCTGCCGCCTGAAATCGGCAAGAGCTGGTTCGATTTCGATCACTACTATTCCGATCTGGCTACACCAGCTGCACTGGACATCGTTTTTGAAAATAAACCAAAACGTTTGCTGGATATCGGCGGCAACACCGGTAAATGGGCACTGGCATGTACTGCCAAAGACCCCGATGTGGAAGTAACCATATTTGATTTACCCGGACAGGCCGGACTGGCACAGCAAAAAATGAAAGATGCCGGAGTAGAAAACCGGGTGCATTTTCATATTGCCAACATTCTCCACGAGGAATTACCTTTCCCTACCGGGTTTGATGCCATCTGGATGAGCCAGTTCCTGGATTGTTTCTCCGAAGCAGAAATCGTTTCTATCCTGAAACGTTGCCGCGAAGCACTGAATGAAGACGGTACGGTATATATCCTGGAGCCTTTCTGGAACCGCCAGCAATTTAAATCTGCCGCTTTCTGCCTGCAACAGACCTCTTTATACTTTACGGCGATGGCCAATGGTAACAGCCAGATGTATCACACCGATGATTTCTTCCAGTGCGTGGAAGATGCCGGCCTGCAAATCGTGGAAGAAAACAACCAGATGGGTATGAACTATACCCTCCTGAAATGCAAAAAGAAAAACTGA
- a CDS encoding beta-ketoacyl-[acyl-carrier-protein] synthase family protein encodes MQQVFVVADNIVGPLGSTTRENFDQVMQGNSGIQQQHVYAAAPFYGAMLQPGQLDAFTAGLHVDGYTQFEKMLIVSITDALRQTTIRLSDPRTGLIISTTKGNIELLEQQSQDTAPVMDNLPLFDTAAKIAAYFDAVNKPLVVSSACISGLVAILTAKRLIESGKYDQVVVAGADVLTRFVLSGFQSFQAVSAVPCKPFDAARSGVSLGEGAATVILSNNNAGAGFVLGAGAISNDANHISGPSRTGEELAAAMQLAYKESGLTPADIGFVSVHGTATLYNDEMEAKALHHAGLADVPVNSLKGYYGHTLGAAGLIEAIISMQAMKAGVVLPTRGYETSGVTQPVAVTSQLLQKKSAHFLKTVSGFGGCNAAMVFSLVQE; translated from the coding sequence ATGCAACAGGTGTTTGTAGTAGCAGATAATATTGTGGGACCATTGGGCAGTACTACCCGGGAAAATTTTGACCAGGTGATGCAAGGCAACAGTGGTATCCAACAGCAGCATGTATATGCTGCTGCACCGTTTTACGGCGCGATGCTGCAACCCGGTCAGCTGGATGCCTTTACAGCAGGTTTGCACGTAGACGGCTATACGCAGTTTGAAAAAATGCTGATCGTATCCATCACCGATGCACTCCGGCAAACAACCATCCGCTTGTCGGACCCCCGCACCGGACTCATTATTTCCACTACCAAAGGCAATATCGAATTACTGGAACAGCAGTCACAGGACACTGCTCCGGTAATGGATAACCTGCCGCTCTTTGATACAGCAGCTAAAATAGCCGCTTATTTTGACGCGGTCAATAAACCACTGGTGGTAAGCAGTGCCTGTATCTCCGGATTGGTGGCCATCCTTACCGCTAAACGGTTAATAGAATCCGGGAAGTATGATCAGGTAGTAGTAGCAGGAGCAGATGTACTCACCCGTTTTGTTTTATCTGGTTTCCAGTCGTTTCAGGCAGTGAGTGCCGTACCCTGTAAACCATTTGATGCCGCCCGCTCCGGGGTTTCCCTCGGCGAAGGCGCTGCTACGGTTATACTCAGTAATAATAATGCCGGAGCCGGTTTTGTATTGGGCGCCGGTGCAATAAGCAACGACGCGAATCATATTTCCGGCCCTTCCCGTACCGGGGAAGAACTGGCCGCTGCGATGCAGCTGGCATACAAAGAGAGCGGCCTTACACCAGCCGATATCGGTTTTGTATCCGTACACGGTACCGCTACCCTGTACAACGATGAAATGGAAGCCAAAGCGCTGCATCATGCAGGATTGGCAGATGTTCCCGTAAACAGCTTAAAAGGATATTATGGCCATACCCTGGGTGCTGCCGGTCTTATTGAAGCCATCATCAGCATGCAGGCCATGAAAGCAGGCGTGGTATTGCCTACCCGGGGATATGAAACTTCCGGTGTTACGCAACCGGTAGCCGTTACCAGCCAGCTCCTGCAAAAAAAATCGGCACATTTTCTGAAAACCGTTTCCGGATTCGGAGGATGTAATGCAGCCATGGTATTCAGCCTGGTGCAGGAATAA
- a CDS encoding acyl-CoA thioesterase, translating to MGLTESTSIQVRFNEVDSLGIVWHGHYVRYFEDGREAFGEKYGLRYLDFFEQGYTVPVVNVQCDYKRSLRYGDMVVVETRFVDNMAAKIKFEYTLTNPATGEVIAKGSTVQVFLDKETTTLQLTTPAFFNAWKKQHGLVQ from the coding sequence ATGGGTTTAACCGAGAGTACCAGCATACAGGTCAGATTTAATGAGGTAGATTCGCTGGGAATTGTATGGCATGGGCATTATGTGAGATATTTTGAAGACGGAAGAGAGGCTTTCGGTGAAAAATACGGCTTGCGTTATCTGGATTTTTTTGAACAGGGATATACGGTTCCCGTGGTAAACGTACAATGTGACTACAAACGCTCTTTACGCTATGGCGATATGGTAGTAGTAGAAACCAGGTTTGTGGACAACATGGCGGCAAAAATAAAATTTGAATATACACTGACTAATCCGGCGACCGGTGAAGTGATTGCAAAAGGTTCTACTGTACAGGTTTTCCTGGATAAAGAAACCACTACCCTGCAACTCACTACACCGGCCTTTTTCAATGCATGGAAAAAACAACACGGACTGGTTCAATAA